A single region of the Leptothrix cholodnii SP-6 genome encodes:
- a CDS encoding ProQ/FINO family protein gives MSSNEFPAAAPDLTPAVSPAEAPMAETVTAETVTAGAPEAVVPEAPQAEGATDAAAADAPVVASAPKVVIPDMSPAACAQQLKSRFPALFSGAPRPVKLRIQADIQARVPGVFTKQVLSAFLRRHTGTTAYLIALTKASQRFDLDGQPAGEVSDEHRQAANEELQRRRGVHDERRAAEDERRALEQQQWHNRAQLLRDFQVTTLTRANFCALKGVAEDQLDGLLDIARREAAEWAANRPPVQEREQREPRDARGPRRDDHRGNNPRPAGNRPAGGRPPRR, from the coding sequence ATGTCCTCGAACGAATTTCCCGCCGCCGCCCCCGACCTGACGCCGGCGGTCAGCCCCGCTGAAGCCCCGATGGCCGAGACCGTCACCGCTGAAACCGTCACGGCCGGGGCTCCCGAGGCGGTCGTCCCCGAGGCGCCCCAAGCCGAAGGTGCCACCGATGCCGCCGCAGCCGACGCGCCGGTGGTGGCCAGCGCGCCCAAGGTCGTGATCCCCGACATGAGCCCGGCGGCCTGCGCGCAGCAGCTCAAGAGCCGTTTTCCGGCCCTGTTCAGCGGTGCGCCGCGGCCCGTCAAGCTGCGCATCCAGGCCGACATCCAGGCGCGTGTGCCGGGTGTCTTCACCAAGCAGGTGCTGTCGGCCTTCCTGCGCCGCCACACCGGCACCACCGCCTACCTGATCGCGCTGACCAAGGCGAGCCAGCGGTTCGACCTCGACGGCCAGCCCGCCGGCGAGGTCAGCGACGAACACCGCCAGGCCGCCAACGAGGAACTGCAGCGTCGCCGCGGCGTGCACGACGAACGCCGCGCCGCCGAAGACGAGCGCCGCGCGCTCGAACAGCAGCAGTGGCACAACCGCGCCCAGCTGCTGCGCGACTTCCAGGTCACCACGCTGACCCGCGCCAACTTCTGCGCCCTCAAGGGCGTGGCCGAGGATCAGCTCGACGGCCTGCTCGACATCGCCCGCCGCGAAGCCGCGGAGTGGGCCGCCAACCGCCCGCCGGTGCAGGAACGCGAACAGCGCGAGCCCCGCGACGCACGCGGCCCCCGGCGCGACGACCACCGCGGCAACAACCCGCGCCCGGCCGGCAACCGCCCCGCCGGCGGCCGCCCGCCGCGGCGCTGA
- the purT gene encoding formate-dependent phosphoribosylglycinamide formyltransferase — translation MKPLGTPLSPDATRVMLLGSGELGKEVLIALQRLGVETIAVDRYDNAPGQQVAHQSHTIAMSDPAALRTLIEAERPDLVVPEIEAIATQTLEALEAEGVVRVIPTARATRLTMDREGIRRLAAETLGLPTSPYRFCDSLAELQAAIDGADGQPAIGYPCIVKPVMSSSGKGQSKIDGPADVQAAWDYAMVGGRVSNGRVIVEGFIDFDYEITQLTVRALGADGQVETHFCDPIGHVQVRGDYVESWQPHPMQPAALALSRHIARTVTDNLGGQGLFGVELFVKGDLVWFSEVSPRPHDTGMVTMITQWQNEFELHARAILGLPVSTALKSPGASAVIYGGVDAPGVVYDGVDEALRVPNSEIRLFGKPESFERRRMGVALVHDADVDVARTQAKLAAGKVKARPA, via the coding sequence ATGAAACCTCTGGGCACCCCCCTCTCTCCCGACGCCACCCGCGTGATGCTGCTGGGCAGCGGCGAACTCGGCAAGGAAGTGCTGATCGCGCTGCAGCGCCTGGGCGTCGAGACCATCGCGGTCGACCGCTACGACAACGCGCCCGGCCAGCAGGTGGCGCACCAGTCGCACACCATCGCGATGAGCGACCCGGCCGCCTTGCGCACGCTGATCGAGGCCGAGCGGCCCGACCTGGTGGTGCCCGAGATCGAGGCCATCGCGACCCAGACGCTCGAAGCCCTCGAGGCCGAAGGCGTCGTTCGCGTCATCCCCACCGCCCGCGCCACCCGCCTGACGATGGACCGCGAGGGCATCCGCCGCCTCGCCGCCGAGACGCTGGGCCTGCCGACCAGCCCCTACCGCTTCTGCGACTCGCTGGCCGAGCTGCAGGCCGCGATCGACGGCGCCGACGGCCAGCCCGCCATCGGCTACCCCTGCATCGTCAAGCCGGTGATGAGCAGCTCGGGCAAGGGCCAGAGCAAGATCGACGGCCCGGCCGACGTGCAGGCGGCCTGGGACTACGCGATGGTTGGCGGGCGAGTCAGCAACGGCCGCGTGATCGTCGAGGGTTTCATCGACTTCGACTACGAGATCACCCAGCTCACCGTGCGCGCGCTGGGCGCCGACGGCCAGGTCGAGACCCATTTCTGCGACCCGATCGGCCACGTGCAGGTGCGCGGCGACTACGTCGAGAGCTGGCAGCCGCACCCGATGCAGCCGGCCGCGCTGGCGCTGTCGCGCCACATTGCCAGGACCGTGACCGACAACCTCGGCGGCCAGGGCCTGTTCGGCGTGGAGCTGTTCGTCAAGGGCGACCTGGTGTGGTTCAGCGAGGTCAGCCCGCGCCCGCACGACACCGGCATGGTGACGATGATCACGCAGTGGCAGAACGAGTTCGAGCTGCACGCCCGCGCCATCCTCGGCCTGCCGGTCAGCACCGCGCTCAAGAGCCCGGGCGCCAGCGCGGTGATCTACGGCGGCGTCGATGCGCCGGGCGTGGTCTACGACGGCGTGGACGAGGCCCTGCGGGTGCCGAACTCGGAGATCCGCCTGTTCGGCAAGCCCGAGAGCTTCGAGCGCCGCCGCATGGGCGTGGCGCTGGTGCACGACGCGGATGTGGACGTGGCGCGCACGCAGGCCAAGCTGGCGGCGGGCAAGGTGAAGGCGCGGCCGGCCTGA